The following proteins are co-located in the Methanobacterium alcaliphilum genome:
- the ala gene encoding alanine dehydrogenase has translation MKKTIILTQSEIKELIQMDQVLDAVEMAYAEHAHKRVQMPAKEYLFFEKGDLRIMPCYLQDLGESGVKCVNVHPTNPQKQDLPTVMAMIELVDPETGFPLAIMDGTWITNMRTGAAGGVAAKYLARKDVETLGLVGAGKQAYTQLMALNEVIDIQEAEVYCRTCSSREAFAKKMSETYDIPVKAVDSPQKAVENKDIVVTVTPVDHPVIKTEWISPGTHINAMGADAPGKEELETELVLKSRVFIDNWDQASHSGEINVPFSRGLLQEQDLAGNLGDVIIGKNPGRISDEEITIFDSTGLAVQDIATSWTVYEKAIEMKIGRSIDFLE, from the coding sequence ATGAAAAAAACTATAATTTTAACCCAAAGTGAAATAAAAGAACTTATCCAGATGGATCAAGTTTTAGATGCTGTTGAAATGGCATATGCCGAACACGCCCACAAAAGAGTTCAGATGCCTGCCAAAGAATATTTATTTTTTGAAAAAGGGGATTTGCGAATTATGCCCTGCTATCTGCAGGACTTGGGGGAATCCGGAGTGAAATGTGTTAATGTACATCCCACCAATCCCCAAAAACAGGATTTACCCACGGTAATGGCTATGATAGAATTAGTGGATCCTGAAACCGGTTTCCCCCTGGCCATTATGGACGGTACCTGGATTACCAATATGCGAACCGGTGCAGCAGGAGGAGTTGCTGCCAAATACTTAGCAAGGAAAGATGTAGAAACTTTGGGGCTTGTCGGTGCTGGAAAACAAGCTTATACTCAACTTATGGCCTTAAATGAAGTAATAGATATTCAGGAAGCTGAAGTTTACTGTCGTACCTGCTCTTCTAGAGAGGCCTTTGCTAAGAAAATGTCTGAAACATACGATATCCCAGTAAAAGCAGTAGATTCTCCTCAAAAAGCTGTAGAAAACAAAGACATTGTTGTGACTGTGACACCTGTAGATCACCCTGTAATTAAAACTGAATGGATTTCACCAGGAACCCATATAAATGCCATGGGGGCTGATGCACCTGGAAAAGAAGAATTAGAAACAGAATTAGTTTTAAAGTCAAGAGTTTTCATTGACAACTGGGATCAGGCCAGTCACAGCGGAGAGATAAATGTTCCATTTAGCAGGGGGCTGCTCCAGGAACAGGATTTAGCAGGTAATCTGGGTGATGTTATAATAGGGAAAAACCCAGGCAGAATATCTGATGAAGAAATTACCATATTTGATTCCACAGGACTGGCAGTTCAGGACATTGCCACATCCTGGACGGTTTATGAAAAAGCAATTGAAATGAAGATAGGTCGCTCCATTGATTTTCTGGAGTGA
- a CDS encoding LysE family transporter, which translates to MIDVALFTLTAFLVGLSGAIAPGPMLTVTISDSMQKGFLSGPLIVSGHMLVELAIVLLIMTGLGGVIGSPLAAFIIGLVGGIVLMLMGLQLVKNSPISNQNKEITVDKTKYQSILSGIVTSVSNPYFFIWWATIGGAFLFKGVGMAGVIGLIGFLIGHWSSDLVWFSAVSFFSSRSTSLMNQNTYKNVMKICGIFLIGVGGYFFMNSWGFI; encoded by the coding sequence ATGATAGATGTAGCTTTATTTACATTAACTGCCTTTTTAGTAGGATTATCTGGTGCTATTGCTCCAGGGCCCATGCTAACAGTTACTATTTCTGATTCCATGCAAAAAGGTTTTTTATCAGGCCCCTTAATCGTAAGCGGCCACATGCTTGTAGAATTAGCCATTGTTCTATTAATCATGACTGGTTTAGGAGGGGTTATTGGATCACCCCTAGCCGCATTTATTATTGGATTAGTTGGGGGAATTGTCCTCATGCTCATGGGATTACAATTAGTAAAAAATTCCCCTATTTCAAATCAAAACAAAGAAATAACGGTTGATAAAACCAAATATCAATCCATATTAAGTGGAATTGTAACAAGCGTGAGTAACCCCTACTTTTTTATATGGTGGGCCACTATAGGGGGCGCATTTTTATTTAAGGGAGTGGGTATGGCAGGAGTTATAGGACTAATAGGGTTTTTAATTGGGCACTGGTCATCTGATCTCGTTTGGTTCAGCGCAGTTTCCTTTTTCTCATCTAGAAGCACCAGCCTAATGAATCAAAATACTTACAAAAATGTTATGAAGATCTGTGGAATTTTCTTAATTGGCGTAGGAGGTTACTTCTTCATGAATTCATGGGGATTTATTTAA
- a CDS encoding HAD family hydrolase, which produces MNSLKPKAVVFDNSGTLIKRYRALKNIKTSEICDYMNSMDIVDYTGNRALVVLQTDPAKCLINAKGDQTIYQFIKNNNVDFDISYSTNDVNKEDVLKSLKQDNSTIKDIQDSIKAVLDKKYNVQICSGSGFIMDMDTNKVEFTITAGGKIFPEVSEVINTLKKMNIDIFIASGDRKGSLKQLAQFISIPPNNVFGTASTKRKKEIVRQLKEKYKVMMVGNGSNDILAFEEADIGVLTLQQEEDVPEKVFSAADVVIYNIREILNINF; this is translated from the coding sequence ATGAATTCCCTGAAACCTAAAGCTGTTGTATTTGACAACTCTGGAACTTTAATAAAACGTTATCGTGCTCTTAAAAATATTAAAACGAGTGAAATTTGCGATTATATGAATTCTATGGATATAGTCGATTATACTGGAAATAGAGCACTTGTAGTATTGCAAACAGACCCTGCGAAGTGTTTGATTAATGCAAAGGGAGATCAAACAATTTACCAGTTTATTAAAAACAATAATGTGGATTTTGATATCAGTTACTCCACCAATGATGTTAATAAAGAAGACGTTTTAAAATCTTTAAAGCAAGATAATTCCACGATAAAAGACATACAGGACAGTATAAAAGCCGTGCTGGATAAAAAATACAATGTCCAGATATGCAGCGGATCTGGATTTATTATGGATATGGATACTAATAAAGTTGAATTTACGATAACCGCAGGTGGTAAAATATTTCCAGAAGTATCTGAAGTAATAAATACTCTTAAAAAAATGAATATAGACATATTCATTGCATCCGGTGATCGAAAAGGATCTTTAAAACAATTAGCACAATTTATTTCCATCCCCCCCAACAATGTATTTGGTACTGCAAGTACAAAACGGAAAAAAGAAATCGTTAGGCAATTAAAAGAAAAATACAAAGTTATGATGGTTGGAAATGGTTCTAATGATATTTTAGCTTTTGAAGAAGCAGATATTGGTGTTCTAACTTTGCAACAGGAAGAAGACGTTCCAGAAAAGGTTTTTTCTGCTGCAGACGTAGTAATATACAACATTCGAGAAATTCTCAATATTAATTTTTAA
- a CDS encoding acetolactate decarboxylase, whose product MLCQVSTLNTLANGDYLGHDTVRELKSHGDTGSGTFNYMDGKIVIKNGIIYQIKFT is encoded by the coding sequence ATATTATGTCAAGTTTCTACTCTCAACACATTAGCAAATGGTGATTACTTAGGCCATGATACAGTCAGAGAACTTAAAAGCCATGGCGATACTGGGAGTGGAACTTTCAATTATATGGATGGAAAAATAGTAATAAAAAATGGGATAATTTATCAAATAAAATTCACATGA